From one Streptomyces sp. ICC1 genomic stretch:
- a CDS encoding alpha/beta hydrolase-fold protein, with amino-acid sequence MSHSPDGQQQPYRSEGPYQQQPYPPQGQQPYPPHPPQGQPPHGEPRRPSRVRRWVIAGASVLALAGVAALVMNHYEIPPFTDKGEAVSFGKPHTGDSGEAVKPPANSKMSMPTGPKADFKNSMTLPDGTHVAVTTLDGKKSGFKGKVWVWAPKEYDDPKFAKSGFPVMIALPGGAGYPNNYWMGTDLGLQTSISKWYAEGKSKPFILAMPVLNPGPDDKGVYWDGSDIPDQPKMGTWLTDDVPDLVRANFRTVKSRDGWAYMGSSTGGFASLKAVLKHPDKFKAAICSGPDIVPDSSLWRGHDKEKAENNPELLAKALIDKKGPDVYLAFQVGTNESNKNTLPNVEKFIAAYGKGPVHTELKIIQGGQHNAKTYVPNMGEGPIQYISKVMEGPVE; translated from the coding sequence CTCCCCACCCGCCGCAGGGGCAGCCCCCCCACGGTGAGCCGCGGCGGCCTTCGCGGGTCCGGCGGTGGGTGATCGCGGGCGCCTCCGTGCTCGCGCTGGCGGGTGTCGCGGCGCTCGTGATGAACCACTACGAGATACCGCCCTTCACGGACAAGGGCGAGGCCGTCTCGTTCGGGAAGCCGCACACCGGTGACTCCGGTGAGGCCGTCAAACCGCCGGCGAACTCGAAGATGTCGATGCCCACGGGCCCGAAGGCCGATTTCAAGAACTCGATGACCCTGCCCGACGGCACGCACGTGGCCGTCACCACGCTGGACGGCAAGAAGTCGGGCTTCAAGGGCAAGGTCTGGGTCTGGGCTCCCAAGGAGTACGACGACCCGAAGTTCGCCAAGAGCGGCTTCCCGGTCATGATCGCGCTCCCGGGCGGCGCCGGCTACCCGAACAACTACTGGATGGGCACCGACCTGGGCCTGCAGACCAGCATCAGCAAGTGGTACGCCGAGGGCAAGAGCAAGCCCTTCATCCTCGCCATGCCGGTGCTGAACCCGGGTCCGGACGACAAGGGCGTCTACTGGGACGGGTCCGACATCCCGGACCAGCCCAAGATGGGCACCTGGCTCACCGACGACGTCCCGGACCTGGTGCGCGCGAACTTCCGCACGGTCAAGTCCCGTGACGGCTGGGCCTACATGGGCTCCTCGACCGGTGGCTTCGCCAGCCTGAAGGCCGTGCTGAAGCACCCGGACAAGTTCAAGGCCGCGATCTGCTCGGGCCCGGACATCGTGCCCGACTCCTCGCTGTGGAGGGGCCACGACAAGGAGAAGGCGGAGAACAACCCCGAGCTGCTGGCCAAGGCGCTGATCGACAAGAAGGGCCCGGACGTCTACCTGGCCTTCCAGGTCGGCACCAACGAGTCCAACAAGAACACCCTACCGAACGTGGAGAAGTTCATCGCCGCCTACGGCAAGGGGCCGGTCCACACCGAGCTGAAGATCATCCAGGGCGGCCAGCACAACGCGAAGACCTACGTCCCCAACATGGGCGAGGGGCCGATCCAGTACATCAGCAAGGTCATGGAAGGGCCCGTGGAGTAA
- a CDS encoding carboxylesterase family protein translates to MPAAASDAQDRARPRARTAHGVVEGRSGPGGIAVFRGIPYAAPPVGARRFAAPAPPEPWDGVRDAGAYGPTAPKVPYPDPFAALLPDPDVPGDDCLNLNVWTPDPAAGRTPGARLPVMVWIHGGALTRGSSAVPVYDGSAFARDGVVLVSVNYRLGVLGYGLFPDAPANRGLLDQIAALTWVRENIEAFGGDPGRVTVFGESAGAISIGALLAAPRAAGLFHRAALQSGPPEALPCERVRAMVRRMAALLKVPATAGAFAAVALTDLLAAQAAVLRRSSPLVGGPAFGLVTDPDTLPADPLEAAAAAAADMPLLLGWTAEEHRLWLAPTGGMRLLDRLGPLAVALGRIRGGKDRGAVRALRAERPGAGPADLAGHLLTDRLLRDPLRALAGAPGRGAPSFVYEFAWPSGIPGLGSCHALELGFVFDTLAVPEASWLAGPHAPQELAEEMHAAWVRFAVDGDPGWAPWNGDGPPKVFGGPKQVEARLVTPRALP, encoded by the coding sequence ATGCCCGCAGCGGCGAGCGACGCCCAGGACCGTGCCCGACCCCGGGCCCGGACGGCGCACGGAGTGGTCGAGGGCCGCAGCGGCCCCGGCGGCATCGCCGTCTTCCGCGGCATCCCCTACGCCGCCCCGCCCGTCGGCGCCCGCCGGTTCGCCGCGCCCGCGCCCCCCGAGCCGTGGGACGGCGTACGCGACGCGGGTGCGTACGGTCCCACCGCGCCCAAGGTGCCCTACCCCGACCCGTTCGCCGCGCTGCTGCCCGATCCGGACGTCCCCGGCGACGACTGCCTCAACCTGAACGTGTGGACCCCGGACCCCGCGGCCGGGCGGACGCCCGGGGCCCGGCTCCCGGTCATGGTCTGGATCCACGGCGGGGCCCTCACCCGGGGCTCCTCCGCCGTCCCCGTCTACGACGGCTCCGCCTTCGCCCGCGACGGCGTGGTGCTCGTCTCCGTCAACTACCGCCTCGGCGTCCTCGGCTACGGGCTCTTCCCCGACGCCCCCGCCAACCGCGGGCTGCTCGACCAGATCGCCGCCCTGACCTGGGTCCGGGAGAACATCGAGGCCTTCGGCGGAGACCCCGGGCGGGTGACCGTCTTCGGCGAGTCCGCCGGGGCCATCAGCATCGGCGCCCTCCTCGCCGCGCCCCGGGCCGCCGGGCTCTTCCACCGGGCCGCCCTGCAGAGCGGGCCTCCCGAGGCCCTGCCGTGCGAGCGGGTGCGCGCCATGGTCCGGCGGATGGCCGCGCTGCTCAAGGTCCCCGCCACCGCCGGGGCATTCGCCGCCGTCGCCCTGACCGACCTGCTCGCCGCCCAGGCCGCCGTGCTGCGCCGGTCCTCGCCGCTGGTCGGCGGCCCGGCCTTCGGGCTGGTCACCGACCCGGACACGCTGCCGGCGGACCCGCTCGAAGCCGCGGCGGCCGCGGCCGCGGACATGCCGCTGCTGCTGGGCTGGACCGCCGAGGAGCACCGGCTCTGGCTGGCCCCGACCGGCGGGATGCGGCTGCTGGACCGGCTGGGCCCGCTCGCCGTGGCCCTGGGCCGGATCCGCGGCGGCAAGGACCGCGGCGCCGTACGGGCGCTGCGCGCCGAGCGGCCCGGCGCCGGCCCCGCCGACCTCGCCGGGCACCTGCTCACCGACCGGCTGCTGCGCGACCCGCTGCGCGCCCTGGCCGGGGCGCCGGGGCGGGGCGCGCCGAGCTTCGTCTACGAGTTCGCGTGGCCGTCCGGGATCCCGGGCCTCGGGTCCTGCCACGCGCTGGAGCTGGGCTTCGTCTTCGACACCCTGGCCGTCCCCGAGGCGTCGTGGCTGGCCGGGCCCCACGCCCCGCAGGAACTGGCCGAGGAGATGCACGCGGCCTGGGTGCGCTTCGCCGTGGACGGGGACCCCGGCTGGGCGCCCTGGAACGGCGACGGCCCGCCGAAGGTGTTCGGCGGGCCGAAGCAGGTGGAAGCGCGGCTGGTTACTCCACGGGCCCTTCCATGA